The sequence below is a genomic window from Oreochromis niloticus isolate F11D_XX linkage group LG3, O_niloticus_UMD_NMBU, whole genome shotgun sequence.
GTTAATTTACAGGCCTAAGTACTGTGTTCATTGACTGTTTCTTTCTAGGGCGTGGACCACCCACAAAGCGGCTGTCCCAGGTGGCCGACACTGTCTTTCAAGTCCTGGGACACTCTGAGGTCAGTGTCACCGGGCTGCCAACAGGCATTGACACATCAATGATGCAGGCCCTTGAAGTGCAGCAAAGGTAGGACACAGGGTTATTCATATCTACAGTGTTTATTCATTGCAGAAGCCATTTCATGTGTTATCCATGCTCATTGTATcaaattaatttaatcaaaACAATAATTAAACTAGGCCTATGTATTTCTGTAGCATGGAGCCATCACAAGAACCGGGCCCATCAAGTTTGCCGATGAGATTGCCGCCTGAACCATCTGCAGCTGCTACTCAGGATAGCCCGGCGGATCAAACACCATTCCCATCCGCAGCACCTGCTCCGTCAACATCCCTGCAGGAGAGCAGATTGCAACTCACAATTGATGTGtttgaacaacaaaaaaaaagtcctttcCCTTCAGGAGGAGTACTACCGCCTTAAAATTGAACACCCAAAAAATAAGCCATTTACAGATTGTGTTCTGTGTCTTGCATTTAACAATTGCAGGTGATGTGCAGTAAAACTGTGGTAGTTCTTAATACCATCACAAGTTCTCAAAAGGCATGGGGCTACAGCTTGcctgaaatgtaaatttgtGAAGTTTGCCCTGTAAGGCAGTCCACTCTGGGCTAGTTTCCCCTGTGGAATGTAAATATCTTCTTCACCACCATCCTCATCGTTGtcttcatcctcatcctcatcgCCATCCTCCAGAGGTTCTGCAATCTGTCTAACCTTGCAAATATTGTGTAATATTGCACAGGCTATGATGACTTTGCTGACTTTTTCAGGCCTCAGCCGCACCTCTCCGTGGAGAACATGAAAGCACCTCTTAAGCTGGCCTATGCCACGCTCCACCACCGCTCTTGTTGTCTTGTGGGCCCTACAATAGAATACAGAGACCTTTAATTATTTGATGGAAATATTGCACTACTTGGATGCTCTAACATATTGCTTGCATTTCATTTCCATGATTTTTGTATTGTTTGGCTTACCTGTTATAGTTTAGTTGGGGCCCTTGGCGTGGCTGGAGGTAAGGTGTAAGGAGCCATGGTTTGCATGGGTAGCCACTGTCCCCTAACAAGTGGCAATTAGCTGGCACATAGCGTCTCTCAAAAAGCTGTCTGATGCCACTCTCGGAGAGCATTCTCGCATCATGTGTGGAGCCTGGCCATTTCGCCACAATGTCCAAAATCTTACAGGCCGCATCGAACACTATTTGCACATTGATGCTGTGGAAATTCCTCCTGTTAACAAAGACAGCCTCGTCCTCTGATGGCGCAATTATTCTCACGTGTTCCATCAATTACACCCACAACGCCAGGGAATCCTGCAATGTCCATAAATGcccttttatgtgtgtgtaaagtgCGGGCATCCAGCGGGAATGAAACAAATTGTCACAATATTAGGTTGTGACAAAGCTGTCAGTGTTTGGGTGATGATTCTGCTGACGGAGGATTGGGACAGACCCAAGTCATCACTGCTGCATTGTTGCATTTTCCCGGTTGCCAAATACCTCAGGGTTGTGATTACTTTCGTCTCCGGTGTAATAGCGTTGTGGCGTCGAGTTGGTGAAGTAATTGCATCTCTAAGGAGATCCACCACAAACATGATTCCTGCACGATCCAATCTGTAGCATCTCAATAATTCCCTGTCATCCAGTGTTTGCAGGACATCTCTCCTGCCTCTTCTGTTGGCCATTTTGTGCAGCTGCTTAGGGGAACTCCTAAGCCACTAAAAGTCCTCTTCCCTGCTCTTAGCAGATCTCGCCTTAGGAGCCCTTTTAAGCGCTAGGAACCTTGAGGAATAGCTTTTATATTAACTGGGATTGTCGTGTCACTTTTTGGGGAAATTCTAAGAAAACGTCATGACTCTGAGAATTTTCTTAGAATTTGGCCACTAGGAGCCACTTTTTGCACAAAGATTCTTTAGGGATACAGGCCCTGGTCCTTTCTCTTCAAAcacctgagttctgcttaaATAGTCCACTTAACCAAACAATTTCTCCTCTGGACTATTCCATTCAGTAGGTAAGATGAACATGATCATATTCTACTACTACTACCACTCTTTACTAGCAACATAAACTCTGGTGTAATCAATACATATGACAATAAATCTATTTCTCCATAAACCCTCTAAAATCAACTTTCTTAAATTACAAGAGTTCTTCCCCTCCTGCACTTGGTCTGATCCTGTGACCTCAGATGAACCCAGAAGCtataaagcaggaagtaaaactacTTTCCTCCTTTTGTTTCTGGAAGACAGGTAGGTAAGGTAAGTTCTAACTAAACCAATTAACAGTTGAAATAAATAACATGTTAACTTAACAAACTTGTAGGAATTGATTTAAACCAAGATGTTATATTATATAATCTGtaaaaagtgcaaaacataaacaaacccgggatagtAGACGTTTGCCTATTGCAGACTACATATGAAATAtggttaaatcaaaacaagaatgttAACTAAGAATATAGACAAATGGTGTTCTCACCCACTTTGTCACAATCAGGCATCAAGGATGATGCAGCTTCAGTGCCTTGGAGAAGCTTCCTTGGGCttgcaaatatgcaaataaATGATCAATGTAAAAATGCCCAGAAACTACATcagtaatttgtttttgttaaagagCAAATCACCAGAGCAGGACTCCCTACTTCAGCCTTATTGTGGCTAAATTGGTATTAAGTCATTacagtaataaataatacaataaattatAAAACTTCAAATATtatcataaaataaataatctattaatgactttaaaaaaaaaaatcactttttaaaCTCATGTAATGGTTTATTTCACTCCTGGTCAAGGTGTATAAACTCTTAATTTATCCTTTGAAAACCAGTTCTgaagttcatgatttaacataCTAGATGTGTGACTGTATCTGGGTGTGAATAAATAATAGAACAACTTATAAAATTGTAAATATTATCGTAAAGTGTATGACTTATTAGGAACTTTTTTTTATCACACTTTTTAAACTCGTGTAAATGTTTATTTCTGACACTCCTGGTCCTCC
It includes:
- the LOC112844103 gene encoding putative nuclease HARBI1, which produces MEHVRIIAPSEDEAVFVNRRNFHSINVQIVFDAACKILDIVAKWPGSTHDARMLSESGIRQLFERRYVPANCHLLGDSGYPCKPWLLTPYLQPRQGPQLNYNRAHKTTRAVVERGIGQLKRCFHVLHGEVRLRPEKVSKVIIACAILHNICKVRQIAEPLEDGDEDEDEDNDEDGGEEDIYIPQGKLAQSGLPYRANFTNLHFRDVDGAGAADGNGV